The DNA sequence CACTGGCCGATTTTTCCGGTGCCGATAACGCCGACGGTTTTGCCGTGCATGTCGAAGCCGGTCAGTCCATCCAGAATAAACGCCCCGGCCCGGTTGCGCAGGTACGCCTGATGCAGGCGCCGGTTGAGCATGAGCATCAACGCGACGGTATGTTCGGCGACCGCATGCGGCGAATAGGCGGGCACCCGCACGACACTGATGCCATATTTCCGGCAGGCTTCGAGATCGACATTATTGAAGCCGGCACAGCGGAGGGCGATCAGTTCCACGCCCAGTTCCGCGAGCCGCGCGATGACCGGCTCGTGCGCTTCATCATTGACGAAGATGCAGACCACCTTGCAGCCCGCAGCAGCGGAGGCGGTCTGTTCATTGAGGGGCGATTCGATGGCGATCAGTTGGAAGCTGTCGTCGTTTCTAGCGGAAAATGAATGGAGGTCATACTGCTTCGCATCGAAAAAAGCAATCTGTCGGCGGCCCTCTGAGTCGTGCCCGTCCAACGGCTGAGTTGCGCGCAACTCGGCCAGCATGCGTTCGTACTTCAGCGGATTGAGGCCCGACTGCGACTGTAACTGTGCAATGAAATCCTCAAGCCGTTCCCGATCATTCCTGTCTGTCACTGCTGACATCCTTTCCCTAACTCTGACTACTGCATGAACTCTGCGCGCCAGATACGATTATAGAACAATACGGCGTTCCTGAACATCGACCGCCGGGCCGCTGGAGTTCAGATCGTGTCCTCTGCCCGGATGGCTTCGATCATGATAGCCGGGGGCTGGTTGATCATGTCGGCCCAGTAATCGGCTTCAGCGACTGCTTTCGGGGAGAGCGTGAGTGGATGAAACACGATGTCGCGAAAGCCGGCAGCTTCCAAAGCAGAGGCATAGGCTTCCTCGGGGAGGTAGTAGTTCACGACTTCGAGCTGGGAACCATCTTTCAGACAGCCCGTCCAGCGGATCAAAGCGCCTTCGCGGGCCTCGTCTTCGAGATGAATCTGGAAGCCGTACTTCTGGTAATCGAACTCAGGGAAGAAATAGAGCTGCGGATTCGTGGTCAGCGTGACGAGCCGCCCCCGGGTCTGAGCTGACGCGCGAGCCCCCGGCACATGGCAGCCAGTTCCTCCCGGTCGTGGGTGTAGACGAGTAACCAGGCAGCGACTGCGAGATCATGGTCGAGCCGGGGGCCTTCTGCGCGTACGTCCTCAACGAGGTAGTCGATGCCCAGCGGTTCACGCTGTTCCCGTTCGGTGGCGAGTTTGATCATTTCGCGGGAGATGTCGCTCCCCACAATCGAGGCGGCGCCCTGCTGCCTGAGTTTGCGGGTGAAGAAGCCTTCGCCACAGGCGAGGTCGACAACCTTCAGGCCAGCCACGGAGCCGATGAGTTGGAGCATCGAATACTCTTCAACCAGCGACCGCCAGGGGCGCCCTTTGACTTCGCGGTACTGCTCGGCGATTTTGTTATAGTCGGTGGTCATGGACGGGGTTCACTGTGATGGATTTGATTACTACCACGAAAGGCACGAAAAACACGAAAGGTGATCGTCATTCTGTAGTCATTTTTGTCTCGTTTCTACTCAGAGTGACAGTTCCTCAAAGCCGTCCAGGGGCACTTCCACACCGACGCCGAAGGGGGCGGCGTTGAGGGAGGTCAGGTTGAGTTCGCCGTTCGTGATGTTCACGCGGGCGAAGCCGTTGTCCATCTCGGTGTAGAGGTCGCCGTGCTGGGTGAGCATCAGCTGGCTGATCTGTTGGGGGAACGGGGTCAGGCCATGGAAGTAGTGGTGGCCGTTGCGTTCGACGGAGGTAATGCCCAGGGCTGCCTGGGCGGCGAGGTCCTGCAGCAGGGCGACCGGGCCGATATTCACCAGGTCTTCGCCGCTCATCTGGTAGCGATTCGTGTTTTCGGTGGCGTTGCGATGGTTGATCAGGCAGCGATGGGCGGTCGCCTTCATAATGCCTTTGCAGTTCTTGTGGCTCGTGCCCGCGTAGCCGAGCTGGAGTGCCTGTTCGAGTGCACTGAGTTCGGCGTCGGATTCGTCGATGATCACCGGCGGCCCGTTTTCCCAGTCGGCGATGTGCGCGATGTCCGGGTCGAGGGCCACGCTGCGATGCAGGGGCTGCTCGATGAAGATCAGGTTTTCGAAGAAGGCCGACAGAGCCGCGTCGGCCTGGATGCCGTCCCAGAGTTCGACGAAGCGAGGGAACTCGCGGTACTGCTCGTTGCCGTCCAGAGTGAAGGCGTAATTATTTCCGCAATGTTCGGTGATGACCTGTGCGACGGCGCGGAGCCGATCCAGATCGAGGTCGACATCCCCTTGGGCTTTGAGTTTGAAGTGTTTTAGTCCGTAGGCGCGGATGCAGTCTTCCAGCGTTTGCGGCAGGCCGTCGTTGATACGGTTTTCGGGGGTGAGGTCGGCGGCGGTCAGGGGATCGGAGAGTCCAACCGTGTGGCGGGCGATGATTTTCGTGAGTGGTTGTGCGGGGAGGAACTCAGCCGGCGTGTGGCCTTTCAGTTCGGGATGAATGGCGGACAGATCGAGGCCGACGCGGTTCTCCCGTAACAGCGTGGCCAGGTTGCACCGTTCGGCCCGGGCGAGTGCGTCGAGCAGCGTGCGTTCGACCATCGTGACGCCGAACTGGGCCAATAATGAAGGGAAGCCCTGCTCCGCGGCCCAGGCGACCTGTGCCTGGTAGACCTGTCGCCAGAAATCAAACGCGGGCGCAGGTGCCGCCTGCCGGGCGAACGCGACGGCCAGCCGGATGACCTGCAGCATTTCATCGATTTCCTGATCGGCCTGTTTTTCGGGCGACTTGTCGAACCAGCGAGGCAACAGTCCCTCGGCGGCGATGCCGGTCACGACCTGCCCGCCGATTTCATAGCGGCACTTGAGGAAGACGTGCGGGGCCGCGGTCATGACGGCGATGCCGAACCGAAAGGGCATGCGGGTCTGCGTGTCCGTGCGATGGAGCGTGGCGTCGAGGAGTTTGAGTTCGGAAAGCATGGGCGCGTTTTCGTTGGTGGTTGCTGGGAGCGTTTTAAGTTCTTTGCTGCATTATGATTGATTGATGGTGAAATGTGAAATGCAGGGAAGCTCCGTCAGGACTTACGACTCTGAGTGGAAGCTTGTTCAAATGACATTGTCCTGATTTGCAGGCGTTGATACCATGCTTACCCCCATTTTTACACATGACACGTCAAGGAGGTTCGCACATGACTCTGTTACGAAGCCTGTCTGTTTGTTTGACTTTGGGATTTCTGATCGCCTCACCGGCCACACTGCTGTCTGCTGATAAAGATCTCGGCCACCTGGAGGGGAACTGGTCGCTTTCATCCATGACCAAACATGGAGGCAAGGTATCCATCTCTGAGACACTGCTGAGCCAGACGAAGGTCTCCATCGCCGATGATGAATTGAGGATGGATAAGTACTGGCAGCTCCTCCCCAAGAACTTTAATCCGCAGACCAAAACGGCGGAAGGGTACTTAGACGGTGATCCCGGTTACCGGTATTCGATTGTGCTCCGTCCTGAGAAAAATCCCAAACAGATCGATCTGCTGGTCACCGGCCTCATTCCCCAGTCAGAAGAAGCCGACCTCTCTTCATCAGAGCTTGATTTACTGCGCAAGAAGCAGGTCCGTCATGTCGGAATCTATTCCCTCGACGGTGACAAGCTGACCATCTGCTTCGATGAGTACTCTGTCAATCATAAGGCCATGCGCCCGACGAATTTCTCAGGCAGGGAATCGGAAGATCACGTACTGATGGTATTGAAACGCAAACCTGAGTAGCAGGTGGTCTGCGTTTGGCATCAGACAGAAAAAGAGGCAGGTCTAATTATTACTGGACCTGACACCCTGATTCATATTCTATGCGGAGTGGGTACACCATGAATCTGACTGAGATCGTACAACGAGGCTGGGACGCATTGGGTGCCGGCAACTTCGACGCATTGATCGAAGATTACACGGAAGACATGAGATTTATCATGCCCGGACAATCAGATGTGCTCGCGGGGCGCGATGCATTTCGCGCGGCGCTCGATGGAGTGGCGATCCTGCTTCCGCCGGGGTTCGAGATTACGGGATTACGGCATCTCGAAGGAGACGATGAAGTGGTTTCGCTGCTTGAGTGGAAGTCCGCGAAGATCACCGGCTCTCAGCTTGCGATCCTGTTCCGATTCGAAGGGGATCAGGTCTTTGAGGAGCGCTGGTTCATCGATACAGAACAGTGGAAGAGCGCTTTCTGACTCGCGACCGTGTTTTTTACTGTGGATGACAAAGAGGTCAGAACCCGCAAATTTCACTGAATGTTATACGAGAAACTGAGCTGTGGATTATCTTAAATTTTCTGAGAATGTTAAGGATAAGTTCGATGATGTCTACGCCATTCATTGGAAAGAAAGCTCATTAGATCATATTAAAACTGTAATTGAGCATCTGAGAAAAATTGGTGGTAGAGTTCAATTTTATCTTCCGGACTCAGATCTGAGTGAGAATATCGATTTTGAGTACATTGGCAGGTACTTTCATGGCAAGGAAACTGACTACCCTTGCCTAGAGGTGCAAATTAATGGCTTAAAGCTAAACTGTTTTTTGGAATACGAGGAAAGTATCTCACTTTGGTTTAATGACTCCGGTGATACAACAATTACTGCTAAGAGCCTCAACCTCATAAAACGCTTAATGATTGATCTGGCAACAACCCATAAAAGAACTGTGTATTTCGTAAACGAAGGTGAATCAACACACAGATACAAAATTTTCAGCATAAGTAGTGAGGCAGTTGAATCAGACTATGATTTGAGTGATATATCAAAGTATTCAGAAGAGATATCGTAGTATGCAGCTTGAGAAATCGTATAACCAGAAGGACATAAAAGGGATCAGAAACCGTAGATTCCACGCCCCCTTCTATTCCTCAGCGGAGGCTTTCAACGGTGGTTGATAGATCCGGAAGGCTTTGATCGGTAGTTTGCCTGGGGTCTGCGGCTTGAGTGTCAGGCTGTGGTCGCCGTTTTTGAAGCCCTGGGCGAGAACCGTGGGATATTCTTTGGATGAGTCTGTGACCGCCGGGGATTGCCAGACGTCTACGAAGAGCGGTTTTGTTTCCCAGGTGACTTTGTAATCTTTGGGCAGACTCTGTTTGCGATACCGCAGGGACCAGTTGACCATCCACATCCGGGGTTCGATCACCACGCGACCGGAGTTGGAAACGAAACGCTGTTTGTGATCGCCGGTGCCGTCGGGGCCCGTTTTGGAACCGCTGATTTCATACCGCAGCACATCCTTTTCCAGATCGCATTCGAGGATGCGGGCGGTCCAGGTTTCCACCTGCAGCGGGGCACGATGATCGATGCGATTGAAGGCCGGGCGTCCCGCGACGGGCGTGGGGCTGGGACGCGTGTGATAGTAGAGCTCCGGGAATTGCGAGGGGGATTTCCCGTCCAGCAGCACGTCGGCTTTCGCTGCGTCACCGGGAGCCGCGATCACGTCGATGCGGTTGCCTTGAAACTTCAGGGTCAGGGAGCCGTCGTCCTTGTGCTGAACCCGCGGATCATTCACGGGGACATCGGTGACGAGGTCTTTCCACTTGTCATCGGGGAAGCTGGGATCATAGCGGAGATGCGGTTTGACCAGCTCTGCGATGAGGAAGTTCCCTAATTTGTTCGGGTGCACCGTGTCGCGGAGGGTGTCTTTCACCACCAGGTTATTTTCTTTCAGATAACGTTGCATACCGGTGCGGACGTCGGCCACTTCACAATTGAGTTCGCGGCCCAGGCGCTGGTAGAGATCGGAAATCGCCTGATCCTGCGCGTCTTTGGCCAGTACGTCGGGATGTTGCGGGTCGCCGTCCGGCGGGACGGTACTCGGCCAGCGCAGGTTACTGGTCCAGAGCAGGACCTCGGCGGTGGTCCGCTCACGGATGCGGCGGATGATTTTTTCCTGGTGACCGGTTTCCACCCCGGACCAGACGTGAAAGATCACCAGATCCGGGTAGAAGGGATAGAGATCAAATTCGGCGGTGTTGATCAGGACCGGCCCGCCATAGCCGCCGATGGCGCGATTTTCGATTTCGAGGTCGGCGTGCGGAAACCGTTGGCGGAGGTCATTCGCCACGTCTTCCCACCACGGATTGCGGGTGACGGACTGGCCGTAGAACAGGATGCGGACCCGATTGCGTTTTTCCGGTGTACTGGTGGCCAGAAGTGTCATGGTCCGCTGAATGTTCGCCCCGAAGGTGGCCGGATCGCCAGCAGGTTTCACCGGGGCAAACTTTGCGGTTGGCTGTGCCAACAGGTCAGGACTGCAGGCGACCAGGGCCAGAGACAGGATCAACGTGGACCGTAACTGTTGCATCATTGGGTTCCTCAAGGCGCGTCGATTAACAGGGGTGCAGACAGAGACGCACGAAGCAGGAAGTCGCCACGTGGTTTCTGACTGGGGAATTATTGTGTGTGGTTCTATGAGAATCGAATTAGGGTCGAGTGGCAACTGTGGGAAGGGAATTTGTGGGGAATCACTTAACTGGGGCGGTTGGTGTTGTCTCAGCGTCTGCAGGCGAATCAGTGATGCCTACTGCCCGCTTATGTCTGCTGGTTATGAGCTGATTTCTGATCTGGCTTAATGCCCGACAACCTGATTCTGCTGAATTACTGAAGGGAACAGCAGGGTATCACAGTACATGGATCCGATGAAGATGAAGGGAGAGGTCCAATATTTTGAACCTCCCAACTGTTACTGCTCTGCAGAAATTTCTCAGAGAATGCCAGTCACTTCATAAGTCCTCAGCCTGTGCCGGGCTATTATTCGACAGGCTGCGGGGCGGGTGGCGTCCAGTTGCCTTCCACGATCTGCCAGCCGGGAATGTAACAGCGGACGATGTAATTCCAGCCATCAGTGATGGGGAGATAATTGGTTGCCTGGGGGTCGCCGCCGAAATGAATCGTCGCATTACCGTCCTGATCGCGCTGGGCGGTGATGCTGTTGAACGAGTAGGCATTGAGATCGTTGGGTTCGAAGAAGCCTTCTTTGTTGTATACGGTGACCGACCAGAAGGCCTCAACGGGCACGTCCTTGGGCATCGTGAGTGTGTAAGCGATCTGGCCGTTGTTCTGCTCAGGCGTGACGTTGAAGTACATCGCCCCGCGCTGCGGGTTCCCGCCCCAGCCGAACGCGGCTCCCAGCAGGTGCTGTGTCGGATCGACTTCTCCCCTGGCCCCGAAGGCATTGGGCAGGCCGTCGAGTTTTGTAGCGAGATGGTTCAGCGTTTGACGGGTTTCCACGAGTGACTCCATGTCCCAGTCTGGCAGTTCGAGTGTGCCCGCTGCTGCCTGTTCGACCTTGATCGCATCCTGAAGGGCGTGTGCCTGTTTCATGTCTGCCGGGCTGTTCGGATCACAGAAGGTGCGGAACAACAGCATCACGTAGCGCGTGCCGACGTTGTCGATGGTCAACGTCACCTTGCCCCCACCGTTTTTGAGTACGGGGTTGTATTCGTCCTGGTCGATCACAAGTAGAGACTGGAACCGATTCGGGGAATCCGGCTTGATGATCGTCACGGGGCTGGCCAGGTCGTACACGCCGAACGAGTATAATGTGTCCCGATTGCCGCGGATGGTTGTCTGGTTCTTGACCGAGTACACCTCGCGCAGATTCATGAGCCTGCCAACGCCGCCCGCCTTGGCAGCATAGGCCTTGAACTGCAGGTCGGTCTCGGCGCGAATGTAGTTCAGAACGGTAACAGTCTTACCGCCATAAGCAGTAGCCGACATGAAACAGAGAAGCAGTACGGTCGCAATTCGAGTGAAAGCCACAACACACTCCTTATAAAAAAGGTGCCAGCCGCCGAAGGGAAATGAGAAGATGAGTCTACCATGTCGGTGAGGTGTAAAATAGTCCCAGCGTGTCTGGCCTCCGACCTTTCGGCAACCAACGTCAAGCTGTTGTGCTTTCCGGGATGGATGCTGCGGCCATTACCTGATCCTGTGATTGCGTGTGAGAGCCCGACTCAATCAGTCATATTCGCCTTTAGAACACCAAATAAAAAGCATAGCAAACTGGACATCATGGGACTGTTGAACACTGCAATTATTGACTCATTGCTTCGCGAGCGCTGAACAATTTGCTTGCTACTATTCAGACGACTTTGTACGATTTGTCTACTCTTAAATCTTCCCTGCGTCGCATGATGCGATTGTGAAGACAGTCAAATCTGCCGGATAACGTTGAGAGTTTTCGGGGTTTTCTTTTCACATCAATTTGTGAGCGAGATCTGTTTCTGATTCAGATCACGCCCTCCTTTTCTCTCAACGGCAGATGAATTTTTCCATGCGCAAAAGAGCTAAAACAGACACATACTTGATCGCTGCCCATGCGGGATCATGCCGGGCACGGGTATTCCTGCTGACAGGCCTGGTACTCCTGCTTCCCTGCCCGATCGCGTGGGCACAAACAGAAGCGACTGTCAAAAGTCCCGCAGAGGCAGTCGCCGATTCCCCACAGACGGAACAGGCAGTGCAGCCGATCCCGCTCGATCAAGTCTCGAATCGCGCTGAAACCATCGGTCTTGAGCTGAATATTCTCCTGCCTCGCGAAAATTCCCGCAGGGCTCTTGAGCAGGTTAGTTCTGAAACCGATCGCACGCTTAAAGAAATCAAGTCTTATCTGGCGAAGACTCCGAATACACTCGCGGGTCAGCCGAACATCCGTGTCCTGCAAAGGTTTGAGTCCCAAATAAACAAAATGCTGAATGACCTGCGGTCCCTCGCAGACGAACTGGAAGAACAGCTCGAAGACTTGAGTGAGTCACTGGCTCAGGTTGACAGAATTTCGGCGGACTGGCAGGCGACAGAGGAACTCACAAAAAATGAAGAGGGCATCGAAGCATCGACGATCACCCGTATCAGGGCCGTGCGTACTGAGATTGCCGAGGCAAGATCAGCCATCGTCAAGCGGCGTAACGAAGTACTGGCATTACGAGACAAGCTGGTGAACCCGAGTGTTGCGCTCAGTGAGGGTGCCGAAAATTTACAAAGTGAAGTTGATGCCCGGGTCGAGGGAATCTTCCAGGCAGACCATCCACCTTTGTGGAGCCCGCGCGTGCGAGAGTCCATCCGCAAGGAGTGGCAGACCCTGGGGCCAGAGCAGTTGTTGCAGCGTTTTAACGAGAACAGAGAAGACTCACAGACCTTTGGGTTCCAGTTGATCTTGTTTGTGGCTTTCGGTCTGGGTCTGCAATGGCTCCGCAGCCGCACCCGTGCCATGATTGATAATATCCAACACCAGCAACAAGCCGATGCCCCGCTGGTATTTGAATACCCCTGGGCAATGTCTCTCTTAATAACTGCGATTCTGACGATCCCACTCCACCCGACCGCCCCACGCAGCTCAGGCCTGATCGCGGCCGCACTCATTGCAATCGCGACAATACGCATCGTTCTGCGTTTCCTGCCCTCCGCCATGGCTCCCTTTGCCTGGGGCTTTGCGATCCTGTTTACAATCGATCGGGCCCGCGACCTGCTGGACACAACGCCCACTCTGGAACGCCTCGTATTCCTGGTTGAGCTGGCAGGCGGACTCAGCCTGCTGGTCTGGTTACTGCGTCCCAGCCAGATCGCCAGGCTGCCGGAAGACTGGCGGGGACATCCGTTTGTCAGATTGATTCATTTTGCGATGCGCGCCGGTGCGCTCCTCGTGATGCTGGCGATCCTGGCTGATCTGGCCGGCTGGAGCGACCTGGCGGTCCTGGTGGGAGGTCTCGCTTTACGGAGTGGCTATATGGGGCTGCTGCTATTCGTACTGCTCAAAGTGTTCTGCGGCCTGGCAACTTTTGCGCTTGTGCTCCGCCCGCTGCGTTTAGTCCGGGCGATCACAAATCATCGCGAGTCCGTGGAGCGCATGCTGCAACGGATTTTGAGCGTGGTGGCCGTGTGCGTCTGGGCCGCCCTTGTGAGTGGGCAACTCGGCCTGCTGGTACCTGTGACCGATCTGGTCAAGGTCATCTTCAACGCCAGTATCACCTCTGGCACTCTCTCCATCTCGGTTGCCGATGTGCTGGTCTTTGCCTTCACTATCTGGCTCTCATTCCTGCTCGCCCGGTTCATACAGGTGATCCTGCAGGAAGACGTGTTTACGCGGGTGCGGATGGCTCGCGGTTTACCGAACGCGATTTCAAACCTCGCACGCTACACCGTGATCTTTCTGGGTTTCATGTTCGGGCTGTCGGCGGCTGGTGTGGAGATCACCAAGCTGGCAGTGATTGCAGGCGGCCTGGGCGTGGGGATCGGCTTCGGTCTGCAAAATGTCGTCAACAACTTCGTATCAGGTTTGATCCTGTTGTTTGAGCGGCCGATCGACGTTGGTGATACGATCGACTTGTCAGATACCTCGGGAATCATGAAACGCATCGGCATCCGCGCCAGTGTGATCCGCACGTTTGACGGGGCCGAAGTCATTGTCCCCAACGGGATGCTCATTTCTGACAGGGTCATCAACTGGACGCTCTCGGACAGGCGACGACGCATCGATGTGTCTGTGGGTGTCGAGTACGGAACCCCGGCCCAACGCGTGATCGACTTATTAGTCGAAGTAGCGAAGGCCAATCCCAAGGTGCTGTCCGATCCGGAGCCACACGCCTTCTTCGAAAACTTTGGGGACAGCTCTCTGGACTTCAAGCTCCGGGCCTGGATCAATGTTTTCGAGGGTAGTTTTCCCAATACCCACCTCGCAATCCAGAGTGAGATTGCGGTTGCCATTCAGCAGGCGCTCGATGAAGCAAACATCGGCGTCCCCTTCCCACAACGCGATCTCCATCTGATCAACGCCCCGTCCAACCTTGTTTTGGAACCGGATGAAGCAAAGCCGCAGTCAGATCCGGAAACAGAGTAGTAACACGGATCCGGCTCAGGGCTTAGATGCCCGTTCGAGTAACAAACCCTGGTAGCCGGCGGGGATCAGGAGTTGGTTGTTCCAGAAGCGGCAGGCGCCGGGGTGGCCTTTGAGATCGTATTCGCGGATCGGTTTGGGGTGCTGGAGGTCGGTGATGTCGTAGAGTTCTACACGTTGATCGGGGCGGCGGGAGAGGGCCAGTTGTTTGCCGTCGGTGGTGGGGCGGCCGCGGAGACGATGGCCGGGGACCGCGCTGGCGGGCAGCTGGCTGACTTCGCGCTGGTCGCCGGGGTCTAACATTTGCAGCTTGCCGTGTTTGACGAGCAACAGTTTGTCGCCCAGTAGACAGACGCCGTCGGTAAAACTGTAGCGCCGCTCGTCGGGGGTGTTGCCCTGGTAAACGGGTTTCTCGCCGGAGACGTCGTACCAGGCCGGTCCGCTGCGGTGCCAGTAGGCGACCAGGTAACGGCCCCCCAGCAGTTCGGGGACCAGTTGATCGCCGTAGAACAGGCCGACCTGCGAGTCCTTTAAGACGACCTTAGGGTGAGCGGGATCCTGGAGGTCGGCGATCTCCACGGCGGAGCTGCCCCAGTGGTATAAGGCGAACCGTCCGGGGGCGGGACAGGCGACCTGTTTCACA is a window from the Gimesia benthica genome containing:
- a CDS encoding 2-hydroxyacid dehydrogenase, with product MLAELRATQPLDGHDSEGRRQIAFFDAKQYDLHSFSARNDDSFQLIAIESPLNEQTASAAAGCKVVCIFVNDEAHEPVIARLAELGVELIALRCAGFNNVDLEACRKYGISVVRVPAYSPHAVAEHTVALMLMLNRRLHQAYLRNRAGAFILDGLTGFDMHGKTVGVIGTGKIGQCVVEILTGFGCHVLAYDVHENPEVASLPQTKYVDLDELLSHSDVITLHVPLFEETYHLINQETIARMKPGVMLINTSRGGLVETVSLIDGLKTGQIGYAGLDVYEEEAGIFFHDISNQVLDDDVLARLMTFNNVVITSHQAFLTNEALDNIAETTYANIEEFFAGKRGAELTHHVG
- a CDS encoding class I SAM-dependent methyltransferase, coding for MTTDYNKIAEQYREVKGRPWRSLVEEYSMLQLIGSVAGLKVVDLACGEGFFTRKLRQQGAASIVGSDISREMIKLATEREQREPLGIDYLVEDVRAEGPRLDHDLAVAAWLLVYTHDREELAAMCRGLARQLRPGGGSSR
- a CDS encoding enolase-like domain-containing protein, producing MLSELKLLDATLHRTDTQTRMPFRFGIAVMTAAPHVFLKCRYEIGGQVVTGIAAEGLLPRWFDKSPEKQADQEIDEMLQVIRLAVAFARQAAPAPAFDFWRQVYQAQVAWAAEQGFPSLLAQFGVTMVERTLLDALARAERCNLATLLRENRVGLDLSAIHPELKGHTPAEFLPAQPLTKIIARHTVGLSDPLTAADLTPENRINDGLPQTLEDCIRAYGLKHFKLKAQGDVDLDLDRLRAVAQVITEHCGNNYAFTLDGNEQYREFPRFVELWDGIQADAALSAFFENLIFIEQPLHRSVALDPDIAHIADWENGPPVIIDESDAELSALEQALQLGYAGTSHKNCKGIMKATAHRCLINHRNATENTNRYQMSGEDLVNIGPVALLQDLAAQAALGITSVERNGHHYFHGLTPFPQQISQLMLTQHGDLYTEMDNGFARVNITNGELNLTSLNAAPFGVGVEVPLDGFEELSL
- a CDS encoding TIGR03067 domain-containing protein encodes the protein MTLLRSLSVCLTLGFLIASPATLLSADKDLGHLEGNWSLSSMTKHGGKVSISETLLSQTKVSIADDELRMDKYWQLLPKNFNPQTKTAEGYLDGDPGYRYSIVLRPEKNPKQIDLLVTGLIPQSEEADLSSSELDLLRKKQVRHVGIYSLDGDKLTICFDEYSVNHKAMRPTNFSGRESEDHVLMVLKRKPE
- a CDS encoding nuclear transport factor 2 family protein yields the protein MNLTEIVQRGWDALGAGNFDALIEDYTEDMRFIMPGQSDVLAGRDAFRAALDGVAILLPPGFEITGLRHLEGDDEVVSLLEWKSAKITGSQLAILFRFEGDQVFEERWFIDTEQWKSAF
- a CDS encoding SGNH/GDSL hydrolase family protein, whose product is MMQQLRSTLILSLALVACSPDLLAQPTAKFAPVKPAGDPATFGANIQRTMTLLATSTPEKRNRVRILFYGQSVTRNPWWEDVANDLRQRFPHADLEIENRAIGGYGGPVLINTAEFDLYPFYPDLVIFHVWSGVETGHQEKIIRRIRERTTAEVLLWTSNLRWPSTVPPDGDPQHPDVLAKDAQDQAISDLYQRLGRELNCEVADVRTGMQRYLKENNLVVKDTLRDTVHPNKLGNFLIAELVKPHLRYDPSFPDDKWKDLVTDVPVNDPRVQHKDDGSLTLKFQGNRIDVIAAPGDAAKADVLLDGKSPSQFPELYYHTRPSPTPVAGRPAFNRIDHRAPLQVETWTARILECDLEKDVLRYEISGSKTGPDGTGDHKQRFVSNSGRVVIEPRMWMVNWSLRYRKQSLPKDYKVTWETKPLFVDVWQSPAVTDSSKEYPTVLAQGFKNGDHSLTLKPQTPGKLPIKAFRIYQPPLKASAEE
- a CDS encoding DUF1214 domain-containing protein — protein: MAFTRIATVLLLCFMSATAYGGKTVTVLNYIRAETDLQFKAYAAKAGGVGRLMNLREVYSVKNQTTIRGNRDTLYSFGVYDLASPVTIIKPDSPNRFQSLLVIDQDEYNPVLKNGGGKVTLTIDNVGTRYVMLLFRTFCDPNSPADMKQAHALQDAIKVEQAAAGTLELPDWDMESLVETRQTLNHLATKLDGLPNAFGARGEVDPTQHLLGAAFGWGGNPQRGAMYFNVTPEQNNGQIAYTLTMPKDVPVEAFWSVTVYNKEGFFEPNDLNAYSFNSITAQRDQDGNATIHFGGDPQATNYLPITDGWNYIVRCYIPGWQIVEGNWTPPAPQPVE
- a CDS encoding mechanosensitive ion channel domain-containing protein, whose amino-acid sequence is MRKRAKTDTYLIAAHAGSCRARVFLLTGLVLLLPCPIAWAQTEATVKSPAEAVADSPQTEQAVQPIPLDQVSNRAETIGLELNILLPRENSRRALEQVSSETDRTLKEIKSYLAKTPNTLAGQPNIRVLQRFESQINKMLNDLRSLADELEEQLEDLSESLAQVDRISADWQATEELTKNEEGIEASTITRIRAVRTEIAEARSAIVKRRNEVLALRDKLVNPSVALSEGAENLQSEVDARVEGIFQADHPPLWSPRVRESIRKEWQTLGPEQLLQRFNENREDSQTFGFQLILFVAFGLGLQWLRSRTRAMIDNIQHQQQADAPLVFEYPWAMSLLITAILTIPLHPTAPRSSGLIAAALIAIATIRIVLRFLPSAMAPFAWGFAILFTIDRARDLLDTTPTLERLVFLVELAGGLSLLVWLLRPSQIARLPEDWRGHPFVRLIHFAMRAGALLVMLAILADLAGWSDLAVLVGGLALRSGYMGLLLFVLLKVFCGLATFALVLRPLRLVRAITNHRESVERMLQRILSVVAVCVWAALVSGQLGLLVPVTDLVKVIFNASITSGTLSISVADVLVFAFTIWLSFLLARFIQVILQEDVFTRVRMARGLPNAISNLARYTVIFLGFMFGLSAAGVEITKLAVIAGGLGVGIGFGLQNVVNNFVSGLILLFERPIDVGDTIDLSDTSGIMKRIGIRASVIRTFDGAEVIVPNGMLISDRVINWTLSDRRRRIDVSVGVEYGTPAQRVIDLLVEVAKANPKVLSDPEPHAFFENFGDSSLDFKLRAWINVFEGSFPNTHLAIQSEIAVAIQQALDEANIGVPFPQRDLHLINAPSNLVLEPDEAKPQSDPETE